A window from Streptomyces sp. NBC_00299 encodes these proteins:
- the ftsY gene encoding signal recognition particle-docking protein FtsY: MDIVILAVVIAVVVLGALGGLIIGSRRKKPLPPPPPAAPDITAPPAEPHVGDEAETPRDEPRRTIEEVDLPDGSTGVAVEEPPVVEEPPPIEIEVPEPTAGRLIRLRARLSRSQTALGKGLLTLLSREHLDEDTWEEIEDTLLTADVGVQPTQELVEGLRERVKVLGTRTPVELRTLLREELLKLVGTDMDRVVKTEPEASKPGIVMVVGVNGTGKTTTTGKLARVLVADGRSVVLGAADTFRAAAADQLQTWGERVGAYTVRGPEGGDPASVAFDAVKEGKEMGSDVVLIDTAGRLHTKTGLMDELGKVKRVVEKHAPLDEVLLVLDATTGQNGLVQARVFAEVVDITGIVLTKLDGTAKGGIVIAVQRELGVPVKLVGLGEGADDLAPFEPEAFVDALIGE, translated from the coding sequence ATGGACATCGTCATCCTTGCTGTAGTCATCGCCGTGGTCGTGCTCGGCGCGCTCGGCGGGCTCATCATCGGCAGCCGGCGCAAGAAGCCGCTGCCCCCGCCGCCGCCCGCCGCCCCCGACATCACCGCCCCTCCGGCCGAGCCGCACGTCGGCGACGAGGCCGAGACGCCGCGCGACGAACCGCGCCGGACCATAGAGGAGGTGGATCTTCCCGACGGCTCGACCGGAGTCGCCGTCGAGGAACCGCCCGTCGTCGAAGAGCCCCCGCCGATCGAGATCGAGGTCCCGGAGCCCACCGCGGGCCGCCTGATCCGACTGCGCGCGCGGCTCTCCCGCTCCCAGACCGCCCTCGGCAAGGGACTGCTCACGCTCCTGTCGCGCGAGCACCTCGACGAGGACACCTGGGAGGAGATCGAGGACACGCTGCTCACCGCCGACGTCGGCGTGCAGCCCACCCAGGAGCTGGTCGAGGGGCTGCGCGAGCGCGTGAAGGTCCTCGGCACCCGCACGCCGGTCGAGCTGCGCACCCTGCTGCGCGAGGAACTGCTGAAGCTGGTCGGCACCGACATGGACCGCGTGGTCAAGACCGAGCCGGAGGCCAGCAAGCCCGGCATCGTGATGGTCGTCGGCGTCAACGGCACCGGCAAGACCACCACCACCGGCAAGCTCGCCCGCGTCCTCGTGGCCGACGGCCGCAGCGTCGTGCTGGGCGCCGCCGACACGTTCCGTGCCGCCGCCGCCGACCAGCTGCAGACCTGGGGCGAGCGGGTCGGCGCCTACACCGTGCGCGGGCCGGAGGGCGGCGACCCCGCCTCCGTCGCCTTCGACGCGGTGAAGGAGGGCAAGGAGATGGGGTCGGACGTCGTCCTCATCGACACCGCCGGGCGCCTGCACACCAAGACCGGCCTCATGGACGAGCTCGGCAAGGTCAAGCGGGTCGTCGAGAAGCACGCGCCGCTGGACGAGGTGCTGCTCGTGCTGGACGCGACGACGGGGCAGAACGGCCTGGTCCAGGCTCGTGTCTTCGCCGAGGTCGTCGACATCACCGGCATCGTGCTCACCAAGCTGGACGGCACGGCCAAGGGCGGCATCGTGATCGCGGTCCAGCGTGAACTGGGCGTGCCGGTGAAGCTGGTCGGACTCGGCGAGGGCGCCGACGACCTGGCGCCGTTCGAGCCGGAGGCGTTCGTGGATGCGCTTATCGGAGAGTGA
- a CDS encoding LLM class flavin-dependent oxidoreductase, protein MPVTVVRFNLVEPDATPASLAARYRAALEMAAYADEHGITTVQTEEHHGADNNWLPSPFAFAAAVFGATRRIAVTVSAIIGPLHDPLRLAEEIAVLDLLSGGRLVTVAGIGYRPEEYALFDVDWKRRGRLQDELLETLLKAWTGEPFEYRGRTVRVTPRPYTDPHPLLLVGGSSKAAARRAARLGLPFFPSAHLPELEAYYKERLVEYGTEGWTMMPAAETPLLHVAEDPDRSWAQYGKHFLHEARTYASWQSGEIRSAVKSGATTVAELRAEGVYRIVTPEECVALGHANYVLHPLSGGMPVEEGWRSLRLFCERVLPGLGD, encoded by the coding sequence ATGCCCGTCACGGTCGTACGCTTCAACCTCGTCGAGCCCGACGCGACCCCCGCCTCACTCGCCGCCCGCTACCGGGCGGCCCTGGAGATGGCCGCGTACGCCGACGAGCACGGCATCACCACCGTGCAGACCGAGGAGCACCACGGCGCCGACAACAACTGGCTGCCGTCGCCGTTCGCCTTCGCGGCCGCGGTCTTCGGCGCGACGCGCCGCATCGCCGTCACGGTCTCGGCGATCATCGGGCCACTGCACGACCCGCTGCGGCTGGCCGAGGAGATCGCCGTACTGGACCTGCTGAGCGGCGGCCGGCTGGTGACGGTCGCCGGGATCGGGTACCGGCCCGAGGAGTACGCCCTGTTCGACGTGGACTGGAAGCGGCGCGGAAGACTCCAGGACGAGCTGCTGGAGACGCTGCTGAAGGCCTGGACCGGCGAGCCCTTCGAGTACCGGGGCCGTACGGTACGGGTCACTCCGCGCCCGTACACCGATCCGCACCCGCTCCTGCTGGTCGGCGGCTCCTCGAAGGCCGCCGCCCGCCGGGCCGCCCGGCTCGGCCTGCCGTTCTTCCCCAGCGCGCATCTGCCGGAGCTGGAGGCGTACTACAAGGAGCGGCTCGTCGAGTACGGCACCGAGGGCTGGACCATGATGCCGGCCGCCGAGACGCCGCTGCTGCACGTGGCCGAGGATCCCGACCGGTCGTGGGCGCAGTACGGGAAGCACTTCCTGCACGAGGCACGGACGTACGCCTCGTGGCAGTCCGGCGAGATCCGCTCGGCGGTGAAGTCGGGGGCCACGACGGTGGCGGAACTGCGCGCGGAGGGCGTGTACCGGATCGTGACGCCCGAGGAGTGTGTGGCGCTGGGCCACGCCAACTACGTATTGCACCCGTTGTCCGGCGGGATGCCGGTGGAGGAGGGGTGGCGCAGCCTGCGGTTGTTCTGCGAGCGGGTGCTGCCGGGGCTCGGCGACTGA
- a CDS encoding sugar porter family MFS transporter — translation MTSTAQASTSGARTAHPEHLGHVVFITAAAAMGGFLFGYDSSVINGANGGIQARFDLSSGVTGTVAASALLGSALGAAIAGRIADRIGRIRVMQIAAVLFAVSAVGSGLPFAAWDLAAWRVLGGIAIGMASVIGPAYIAEVAPPAYRGRLASFQQAAIVIGIAVSQLVNWAILNMADGEERGTVAGLEAWQWMLGVMLVPALVYGLLSFAIPESPRYLISVGRTEDAKKVLADVEGGVDLDGRVTEIEQAMKSDHKSTFKDLLGGRFGLLPIVWIGIGLSVFQQLVGINVIFYYSNLLWQSVGVDPSSSFFYSFETSIINIIGTVIAMIFVDRIGRKPLALIGSVGMGISLAAAAWAFSFQNGNDPLPTAQGYVALIAANAFVLFFALSWGVVVWVMLGEVFPNKIRAAALGVAASAQWIANWVITITFPDLSDWNLSLTYVMYAVFAFLSIPFILKFVPETKGKKLEEMG, via the coding sequence GTGACCAGCACAGCGCAGGCATCCACGTCAGGAGCGAGGACGGCGCACCCCGAACATCTCGGGCACGTCGTCTTCATCACCGCGGCGGCTGCCATGGGCGGCTTCCTGTTCGGCTATGACAGCTCCGTCATCAACGGAGCCAACGGCGGCATCCAGGCCCGGTTCGATCTCAGCTCCGGCGTCACCGGTACCGTCGCCGCAAGCGCCCTGCTCGGCAGCGCCCTCGGCGCCGCGATCGCCGGCCGCATAGCCGACCGCATCGGCCGCATCCGCGTCATGCAGATCGCGGCGGTGCTGTTCGCCGTGAGCGCCGTCGGCTCCGGCCTCCCGTTCGCCGCGTGGGACCTCGCGGCCTGGCGTGTCCTCGGCGGCATCGCCATCGGTATGGCCTCGGTCATCGGCCCCGCCTACATCGCCGAGGTCGCCCCGCCCGCGTACCGAGGCAGGCTCGCCTCCTTCCAGCAGGCCGCCATCGTCATCGGCATCGCCGTCTCGCAGCTCGTCAACTGGGCCATCCTCAACATGGCCGACGGCGAGGAGCGTGGGACGGTCGCGGGCCTGGAGGCCTGGCAGTGGATGCTCGGCGTGATGCTCGTGCCCGCCCTGGTCTACGGCCTGCTGTCGTTCGCCATCCCCGAGTCCCCGCGCTACCTGATCAGCGTCGGCCGCACCGAGGACGCGAAGAAGGTGCTCGCCGACGTCGAGGGCGGCGTGGACCTCGACGGCCGCGTCACCGAGATCGAGCAGGCCATGAAGAGCGACCACAAGTCGACGTTCAAGGATCTGCTGGGCGGCCGGTTCGGTCTGCTGCCGATCGTGTGGATCGGTATCGGCCTCTCCGTCTTCCAGCAGCTGGTCGGCATCAACGTCATCTTCTACTACTCGAACCTGCTGTGGCAGTCGGTGGGCGTCGACCCGTCGAGCTCGTTCTTCTACTCGTTCGAGACCTCGATCATCAACATCATCGGCACCGTGATCGCGATGATCTTCGTCGACCGCATCGGCCGCAAGCCGCTGGCCCTCATCGGCTCCGTCGGTATGGGCATCTCGCTCGCGGCGGCCGCCTGGGCCTTCTCCTTCCAGAACGGCAACGACCCGCTGCCCACCGCGCAGGGCTACGTGGCGCTGATCGCCGCCAACGCCTTCGTCCTCTTCTTCGCCCTGTCCTGGGGCGTGGTCGTCTGGGTCATGCTCGGCGAGGTCTTCCCGAACAAGATCCGTGCCGCCGCCCTCGGTGTGGCCGCCTCGGCCCAGTGGATCGCCAACTGGGTCATCACGATCACCTTCCCGGACCTGTCGGACTGGAACCTGTCGCTCACCTACGTCATGTACGCGGTGTTCGCCTTCCTCTCCATTCCCTTCATCCTCAAGTTCGTGCCCGAGACCAAGGGCAAGAAGCTGGAGGAGATGGGCTGA
- the smc gene encoding chromosome segregation protein SMC, giving the protein MHLKALTLRGFKSFASATTLRFEPGITCVVGPNGSGKSNVVDALSWVMGEQGAKSLRGGKMEDVIFAGTTGRPPLGRAEVSLTIDNSDGALPIEYAEVTITRIMFRNGGSEYQINGDTCRLLDIQELLSDSGIGREMHVIVGQGQLDSVLHADPMGRRAFIEEAAGVLKHRKRKEKALRKLDAMQANLARVQDLTDELRRQLKPLGRQAAVARRAAVIQADLRDARLRLLADDLVRLREALQTEVADEAALKERKEAAEQELRKALQREGLLEDEVRQLTPRLQRAQQTWYELSQLAERVRGTISLADARVKSATSAPPEERRGRDPEDMEREAARIREQEAELEAALEAAERALEDTVAHRAELERELTQEERRLKDVARAIADRREGLARLNGQVNAARSRAASAQAEIDRLAAARDEAQERAFAAQEEYEALKAEVDGLDAGDAELAEQHEAAKQQLAEAEAALTAAREAATAAERGRAATQARHEALALGLRRKDGTGALLGAKDRLTGLLGPAAELLTVTPGYEVPLAAAFGAAADALAVTSPSAAADAIRMLRKQDGGRASLLLAGAPEAPQREDATGHNEAASATQQHAADLVRGPSDLMPAVRRLLHGIVVVGTLEDAEDLVYTHPHLTAVTAEGDLLGAHFAHGGSAGAPSLLEVQASVDEAAAELEELAVRCDELAEAQQVAVERRKERAALVEELGERRRAADREKSAVAQQLGRLAGQARGAAGEAERSVAAATRAQDSLDKALQEAEELTERLAVAEEMPVEEEPDTSVRDRLAADGANARQTEMEARLQVRTHEERVKGLAGRADSLDRAARAEREARARAEQRRARLRHEAAVAEAVASGARQLLAHVEVSLARADEERTAAEAAKARREQELTVARNQGRDLKAELDKLTDSVHRGEVLGAEKRMRIEQLETKALEELGVEPAGLVSEYGPHQLVPPSLAAEGEQLPEDPEHPRNQPKPFVRGEQEKRLKAAERAYQQLGKVNPLALEEFAALEERHKFLSEQLEDLKKTRADLLQVVKEVDERVEQVFTEAYRDTAREFEGVFSRLFPGGEGRLILTDPDNMLTTGVDVEARPPGKKVKRLSLLSGGERSLTAVAMLVSIFKARPSPFYVMDEVEAALDDTNLQRLIRIMQELQEASQLIVITHQKRTMEVADALYGVSMQGDGVSKVISQRLR; this is encoded by the coding sequence GTGCACCTCAAGGCCCTGACCCTCCGCGGGTTCAAGTCGTTCGCCTCGGCGACCACACTCCGGTTCGAGCCGGGCATCACGTGCGTCGTCGGACCGAACGGCTCGGGCAAGTCCAACGTGGTGGACGCGCTCAGCTGGGTCATGGGTGAGCAGGGTGCCAAGTCGCTGCGCGGCGGCAAGATGGAGGACGTCATCTTCGCCGGCACGACCGGGCGTCCGCCACTTGGCCGAGCCGAGGTTTCGCTGACCATCGACAACTCGGATGGCGCACTGCCCATCGAGTACGCCGAGGTCACCATCACGCGGATCATGTTCCGCAACGGCGGCAGCGAGTACCAGATCAACGGCGACACGTGTCGCCTCCTCGACATCCAGGAACTGCTCTCCGACTCCGGCATCGGCCGCGAGATGCACGTCATCGTCGGCCAGGGCCAGCTCGACTCCGTCCTGCACGCCGACCCGATGGGCCGCCGCGCCTTCATCGAAGAGGCGGCCGGTGTCCTCAAGCACCGCAAGCGCAAGGAGAAGGCCCTCCGCAAGCTGGACGCGATGCAGGCCAACCTCGCGCGCGTGCAGGACCTGACGGACGAACTGCGCCGACAGCTCAAGCCTCTCGGCCGCCAGGCGGCCGTTGCGCGCCGGGCCGCCGTCATCCAGGCGGATCTGCGCGACGCCCGGCTCCGCCTCCTCGCCGACGATCTCGTACGGCTCCGTGAGGCGCTCCAGACCGAGGTCGCCGACGAGGCCGCGCTGAAGGAGCGCAAGGAGGCAGCCGAACAGGAGCTGAGGAAGGCGCTCCAGCGCGAAGGGCTCCTGGAGGACGAGGTACGGCAGCTCACGCCGCGCCTGCAGCGGGCCCAGCAGACCTGGTACGAACTGTCCCAGCTCGCCGAGCGGGTGCGCGGCACGATCTCGCTGGCCGACGCGCGCGTGAAGAGCGCGACCTCCGCGCCGCCGGAGGAACGGCGGGGCCGCGACCCCGAGGACATGGAGCGCGAGGCCGCCCGCATCCGTGAGCAGGAGGCCGAGCTCGAAGCGGCCCTGGAGGCAGCCGAGCGGGCCCTGGAGGACACGGTCGCGCACCGCGCCGAGCTGGAGCGCGAACTCACGCAGGAGGAACGGCGTCTGAAGGACGTCGCCCGGGCCATCGCCGACCGCCGCGAGGGCCTCGCCCGGCTGAACGGGCAGGTCAACGCCGCCCGTTCACGTGCGGCCTCCGCCCAGGCCGAGATCGACCGCCTTGCCGCCGCACGGGACGAGGCCCAGGAGCGGGCCTTCGCCGCGCAGGAGGAGTACGAGGCGCTGAAGGCCGAGGTCGACGGCCTGGACGCCGGCGACGCGGAACTCGCCGAGCAGCACGAAGCCGCCAAGCAGCAGCTCGCCGAGGCCGAGGCCGCGCTCACGGCAGCCCGCGAGGCGGCCACCGCGGCGGAACGCGGTCGCGCCGCGACGCAGGCCCGCCACGAGGCGCTGGCGCTCGGCTTGCGGCGAAAGGACGGCACGGGCGCGCTGCTCGGAGCGAAGGACCGGCTCACGGGACTGCTGGGCCCCGCCGCCGAACTGCTGACGGTGACGCCGGGCTACGAGGTCCCGCTGGCGGCGGCTTTCGGTGCGGCGGCGGACGCGCTGGCGGTGACATCGCCTTCGGCGGCGGCGGACGCCATCCGCATGCTGCGGAAGCAGGACGGCGGAAGGGCGTCACTCTTGCTCGCCGGGGCACCGGAGGCGCCGCAAAGGGAAGACGCGACCGGCCACAACGAAGCGGCGTCCGCCACGCAGCAACACGCGGCAGATCTGGTCCGCGGCCCTTCCGACCTCATGCCGGCAGTACGACGCCTCCTGCACGGCATCGTCGTCGTCGGCACGCTCGAAGACGCCGAAGACCTCGTGTACACCCACCCCCACCTCACCGCCGTAACCGCCGAAGGCGACCTGCTCGGGGCCCACTTCGCGCACGGGGGGTCCGCCGGGGCGCCCAGCCTCCTCGAAGTGCAGGCCTCCGTGGACGAGGCCGCTGCCGAGCTGGAAGAGCTGGCCGTGCGGTGCGATGAGCTGGCCGAGGCGCAGCAGGTGGCGGTCGAGCGGCGCAAGGAGCGTGCCGCGCTGGTCGAGGAGCTGGGGGAGCGGCGCAGGGCGGCCGACCGGGAGAAGTCGGCCGTCGCGCAGCAGCTCGGGCGGCTCGCCGGGCAGGCGCGCGGCGCCGCCGGTGAGGCCGAGCGGTCCGTCGCCGCCGCCACGCGCGCGCAGGACTCGCTCGACAAGGCCCTCCAGGAGGCCGAGGAGCTGACCGAGCGGCTCGCTGTCGCCGAGGAGATGCCGGTCGAGGAGGAGCCCGACACGTCGGTACGGGACCGTCTCGCCGCCGACGGCGCCAACGCACGGCAGACCGAGATGGAGGCCCGTCTCCAGGTCCGTACCCACGAGGAGCGCGTCAAGGGGCTCGCCGGACGTGCCGACTCCCTGGACCGCGCCGCCCGCGCCGAACGCGAGGCACGGGCGCGTGCCGAGCAGCGGCGGGCCCGGCTGCGCCACGAGGCGGCCGTCGCCGAAGCCGTCGCCTCCGGTGCCCGGCAACTCCTCGCGCACGTCGAGGTCTCCCTCGCCCGCGCCGACGAGGAGCGCACCGCCGCCGAGGCCGCCAAGGCCCGCCGCGAGCAGGAGCTCACCGTCGCCCGTAACCAGGGCCGCGACCTCAAGGCCGAGCTCGACAAGCTGACCGACTCCGTCCACCGCGGCGAGGTCCTCGGCGCCGAGAAGCGGATGCGGATCGAGCAACTGGAGACCAAGGCGCTGGAGGAGCTGGGCGTGGAGCCCGCCGGGCTCGTCTCCGAGTACGGTCCCCACCAGCTCGTACCGCCCTCCCTGGCCGCCGAGGGCGAGCAGCTTCCCGAGGACCCCGAGCATCCCCGCAACCAGCCCAAGCCCTTCGTCCGGGGCGAACAGGAGAAGCGGCTCAAGGCCGCCGAGCGCGCCTACCAGCAGCTCGGCAAGGTCAACCCGCTCGCCTTGGAGGAGTTCGCGGCACTGGAGGAGCGGCACAAGTTCCTCAGCGAGCAGCTGGAAGACCTGAAGAAGACCCGCGCCGATCTGCTCCAGGTCGTCAAGGAGGTCGACGAGCGCGTCGAGCAGGTCTTCACCGAGGCCTACCGCGACACCGCCCGGGAGTTCGAGGGCGTCTTCAGCCGGCTGTTCCCCGGTGGCGAGGGACGGCTGATCCTGACCGATCCCGACAACATGCTCACCACGGGTGTCGATGTCGAGGCGCGTCCGCCCGGCAAGAAGGTCAAGCGGCTGTCGCTGCTCTCGGGTGGTGAGCGTTCACTCACCGCGGTCGCGATGCTGGTGTCGATCTTCAAGGCCCGCCCGAGCCCGTTCTACGTCATGGACGAGGTCGAGGCCGCCCTCGACGACACCAACCTCCAGCGACTGATCCGCATCATGCAGGAGCTGCAGGAGGCCTCGCAGCTGATCGTGATCACCCACCAGAAGCGCACGATGGAGGTCGCCGACGCGCTGTACGGCGTCTCCATGCAGGGTGACGGGGTGTCAAAGGTCATCAGCCAGCGACTGCGTTGA
- a CDS encoding acylphosphatase — protein MSDDVRLVAWVRGSVQGVGFRWFTRAKALEIGGLSGFALNLADGRVQVVAEGPRKGCEGLLDWLQGDDTPGRVDGVTEIWDTPRGCYDGFAIR, from the coding sequence ATGAGCGACGATGTGCGGCTGGTCGCCTGGGTGCGTGGAAGCGTCCAAGGTGTGGGTTTTCGCTGGTTCACGCGGGCCAAGGCCCTCGAGATCGGCGGCCTGAGTGGTTTTGCTCTCAATTTGGCCGACGGTCGGGTCCAAGTGGTTGCGGAGGGCCCGCGCAAGGGTTGTGAAGGGCTCCTCGACTGGCTCCAGGGCGACGACACGCCCGGGCGGGTGGACGGTGTCACCGAGATCTGGGACACACCTCGCGGGTGTTACGACGGCTTCGCCATCCGTTGA
- a CDS encoding CAP domain-containing protein: MGRHRRSAAGRAATGRATGVTHTDGSYTEGHDPLNSHDGVRPTMGIAPYLNPEAYAEAYAKSDAYLFAEDDDYDRITNTATFPSDAASMSGSASGADTAVFRSDGFTPSSGSRRPGNGAHRRRKKKAVAPVKTGLLGVSAAVALGTVAVATGVVPGIDNYRLGGGNGADKVQAADTPTNSPNEQGGTSGSADRDENGSSTSRDTERPTSPAPSTSSAAPTKTPSKKPSATPSEKPKDTPSRTATKTPEQKPEKKPEKEQTSAPVTVSAQAAAAAEVLKLVNEERAQVGCSAVAANSSLADLAQDFSADMAERGFFDHTDPDGASPWDRAAKAGITDLGGENIARGQSDAAAVMDAWMNSPGHKANILNCDFKTLGVGVQLGAGGPWWTQDFGY; encoded by the coding sequence ATGGGACGCCACCGACGCTCCGCCGCCGGACGCGCCGCCACCGGCCGCGCCACGGGGGTCACACATACGGACGGCTCCTACACGGAGGGCCACGACCCGCTCAACTCGCACGACGGCGTCCGGCCCACGATGGGCATCGCGCCCTATCTGAACCCGGAGGCGTACGCCGAGGCCTACGCGAAGAGCGACGCGTACCTCTTCGCCGAGGACGACGACTACGACCGGATCACCAACACCGCGACCTTCCCGAGCGACGCCGCCTCCATGAGCGGCTCCGCCTCGGGCGCGGACACCGCGGTCTTCCGCAGTGACGGCTTCACGCCCAGCTCCGGCTCCCGTCGCCCCGGGAACGGCGCGCACCGCCGCCGTAAGAAGAAGGCCGTGGCGCCGGTGAAGACCGGTCTGCTCGGCGTCTCCGCTGCGGTCGCCCTGGGCACGGTCGCGGTCGCCACCGGCGTGGTGCCCGGCATCGACAACTACAGGCTCGGCGGCGGCAACGGCGCGGACAAGGTGCAGGCCGCCGACACCCCGACCAACTCCCCCAACGAGCAGGGCGGCACCTCCGGCAGCGCCGACAGGGACGAGAACGGCTCGTCGACGAGCCGCGACACCGAGCGGCCCACCTCGCCGGCCCCGTCGACCTCCTCGGCCGCGCCGACGAAGACCCCGTCGAAGAAGCCCTCGGCCACGCCCAGCGAGAAGCCGAAGGACACGCCTTCGCGTACGGCCACGAAGACGCCGGAGCAGAAGCCTGAGAAGAAGCCCGAGAAGGAGCAGACCAGCGCTCCCGTGACGGTGTCCGCACAGGCCGCCGCCGCGGCCGAGGTGCTGAAGCTCGTCAACGAGGAGCGCGCTCAGGTCGGCTGCAGCGCGGTCGCCGCCAACAGCTCGCTCGCCGATCTGGCCCAGGACTTCAGTGCGGACATGGCCGAGCGGGGCTTCTTCGACCACACCGACCCCGACGGCGCGTCCCCGTGGGACCGGGCCGCGAAGGCCGGCATCACCGACCTCGGCGGCGAGAACATAGCCCGCGGCCAGTCCGACGCGGCCGCCGTGATGGACGCCTGGATGAACAGCCCGGGCCACAAGGCCAACATCCTGAACTGCGACTTCAAGACCCTCGGCGTCGGCGTGCAGCTCGGCGCCGGCGGCCCTTGGTGGACGCAGGACTTCGGCTACTGA